One Mucilaginibacter robiniae genomic region harbors:
- a CDS encoding heavy metal-binding domain-containing protein — MKKLFVIALSLTVSASNLFAAHQSPAQKKAKTQKTDTAKVQYTCPMDTDVIASKPGKCPKCGMNLVKKETSKAPGKQSNSMNHKH; from the coding sequence ATGAAAAAGCTATTTGTAATTGCCCTGTCGTTAACCGTTTCTGCTTCAAATTTATTTGCCGCTCATCAATCACCTGCTCAGAAAAAAGCAAAAACACAGAAGACCGATACTGCTAAGGTACAGTATACGTGCCCTATGGATACGGACGTCATTGCTTCTAAGCCCGGCAAATGTCCCAAATGCGGCATGAATCTGGTGAAAAAAGAAACGTCCAAAGCACCAGGTAAACAAAGTAATTCCATGAACCATAAGCACTAA
- a CDS encoding efflux RND transporter permease subunit produces the protein MWPNFKKGTNDYVRLSNTERLEIIERSCKQVSRGVFYSTIIIIASFLPVFLLTGQEGKLFHPLAYTKTFILIIDALLVVTLAPVTISFFMKGRFKDDTHNPINRLLERVYEPVIRACMRNRKITLGINVLALLISIPLLLNMGREFFPPLDEQSVLFMPVTLPDISNTEAKRILQVQDKIISMQPEVAKVLGKAGRASTATDNSPISMIETIIMLKPKDQWRPGMTKKKIIEELDRKLQIPGVVNGWTQPIINRINMLSTGIRTDVGVKVYGQNLDTISAASEKVSSLLKGIPGVNDLYVEPVTGGKYLTMDIKREALGRFGLSVDDVNTVVESAIGGAPVATTVEGRRRFSVNVRLAQDFRNSLESFKRIPVQTATMGSIPLSEVADIRFEDGPPMINSENALLRGAVMFNVRGRDLGNTVDEAIKRLNASLSLPKGYYIEWSGQYENLIRGQKTLLLILPVVLIIIFLALYLAFKSAREAFLSLITIPFALIGGVFMVYFYGVNLSIAVAVGFIALFGIAVETGVVMVIYLNDAMRQLVEVKGNSKDSITRDDLREYVIHGAAKRLRPKIMTVSVALFGLIPVLWSTGVGSDVMQPIVLPMIGGVLTSSTHILLVTPLIFLMTKEYELKKFGKLEVYDVKH, from the coding sequence ATGTGGCCGAATTTTAAAAAAGGGACTAATGATTATGTCAGGCTCAGCAACACTGAGCGCCTTGAAATTATAGAAAGGTCTTGCAAGCAGGTATCGCGTGGTGTATTTTACTCTACCATTATCATCATTGCCTCGTTTTTGCCGGTTTTTTTGCTAACCGGTCAGGAAGGAAAACTCTTTCACCCGCTGGCTTATACGAAAACGTTCATCCTGATTATAGATGCCCTGCTCGTCGTCACATTGGCACCGGTCACCATCTCCTTTTTTATGAAGGGAAGGTTTAAGGATGACACTCACAACCCTATCAACCGATTATTGGAGCGCGTGTACGAGCCGGTAATCCGGGCCTGTATGCGCAACCGGAAAATAACTTTAGGAATTAATGTCCTTGCCCTGCTTATCAGCATTCCGCTGCTATTGAATATGGGGCGTGAGTTCTTTCCGCCACTTGACGAACAATCCGTATTGTTTATGCCGGTGACCCTGCCTGATATTTCTAATACAGAGGCCAAGAGAATTCTGCAGGTGCAGGACAAGATCATTAGCATGCAGCCCGAAGTAGCCAAGGTCCTTGGTAAGGCAGGACGAGCCAGTACCGCAACGGATAATTCCCCTATTAGTATGATTGAGACGATCATTATGCTGAAACCGAAAGACCAGTGGCGGCCCGGAATGACAAAAAAGAAGATTATCGAAGAATTGGACCGCAAGCTGCAAATTCCCGGCGTGGTTAATGGCTGGACGCAGCCTATCATCAACCGGATCAACATGCTTTCTACCGGTATACGCACCGACGTAGGCGTAAAAGTCTATGGACAAAATCTGGACACCATCAGTGCAGCCTCCGAAAAGGTTAGTTCATTGCTGAAAGGTATTCCAGGGGTCAATGACTTATACGTAGAGCCTGTTACGGGCGGGAAATATCTGACGATGGATATCAAGCGCGAAGCATTGGGCCGGTTCGGGCTTTCTGTAGACGACGTGAATACAGTTGTAGAATCTGCCATTGGCGGCGCACCGGTAGCCACGACAGTAGAAGGGCGCAGGCGTTTCTCAGTCAATGTAAGGCTGGCCCAGGACTTTCGCAACAGCCTGGAAAGCTTTAAGCGCATTCCGGTACAAACAGCCACAATGGGTAGTATCCCACTTTCCGAAGTAGCTGACATTCGCTTTGAGGATGGGCCGCCCATGATCAATTCTGAAAATGCGCTGCTCAGGGGGGCGGTTATGTTTAACGTCCGGGGACGGGACCTGGGTAATACGGTCGATGAAGCAATTAAAAGACTGAATGCATCCCTGAGCCTGCCCAAAGGTTATTATATTGAATGGAGCGGACAGTATGAGAACCTGATCCGCGGGCAGAAAACCCTGCTGCTCATCCTGCCTGTGGTACTGATCATCATCTTTCTGGCCTTGTACCTCGCTTTCAAATCCGCCCGCGAAGCCTTTTTGAGTCTGATCACCATACCATTCGCCCTCATTGGCGGGGTATTCATGGTTTACTTCTATGGCGTAAACCTATCGATTGCAGTGGCCGTAGGGTTCATCGCATTGTTTGGCATAGCAGTGGAAACCGGTGTGGTCATGGTCATTTATCTCAATGATGCCATGCGGCAACTGGTGGAAGTTAAAGGAAACTCCAAAGACAGTATCACCAGGGACGATTTGCGTGAATATGTGATTCATGGTGCAGCTAAACGGCTGCGACCCAAAATCATGACCGTAAGTGTAGCCCTGTTCGGCCTAATTCCTGTGCTTTGGTCTACCGGTGTTGGCAGCGACGTGATGCAACCTATTGTATTACCAATGATCGGCGGCGTACTGACCTCTTCCACCCATATTTTGCTGGTCACACCACTGATATTTTTAATGACAAAAGAATACGAACTAAAAAAGTTTGGAAAATTGGAGGTATACGATGTCAAGCATTAA
- a CDS encoding HYC_CC_PP family protein, with protein MKRFIAIFLILLYAGVSSGTSLTLHYCMGELQGMSLNQQQSDHCENCGMLKSKALKNKCCKDKQHEFKIGKEQRVASFSFQFAALFPVVLPARFTNLKSVDVHSLAVVYPVSQSPPIGIGKPVYLLNRTFRI; from the coding sequence ATGAAAAGGTTCATAGCCATCTTCTTGATCCTGCTGTATGCCGGTGTCTCTTCGGGCACCAGCCTGACCCTGCATTACTGCATGGGTGAGTTACAGGGAATGAGCCTGAACCAGCAGCAAAGCGACCACTGTGAAAACTGTGGAATGCTGAAGAGCAAAGCACTGAAAAACAAATGCTGCAAGGATAAACAGCATGAATTCAAAATTGGAAAGGAACAGCGGGTTGCTAGTTTCAGCTTTCAGTTTGCTGCCCTGTTTCCGGTCGTTCTACCCGCCAGATTTACTAATCTGAAGTCTGTAGATGTGCATTCGCTCGCAGTGGTTTATCCGGTAAGCCAAAGTCCCCCGATAGGAATTGGTAAACCTGTTTACCTGCTTAATCGAACATTTCGTATTTAA
- a CDS encoding TolC family protein: protein MSSIKKSILVFVSLLSAPAAFSQNILSLDSIIARIDQQNANLRAYTSRAQSQVAKSQGSTAQMAPMIGAGTWMTPYPGTKVMDETDKGAWMLSAEQDITNPAKLRRKQAYENSLAAVELEGRNVALNDVRTQAKKLYYGWLVASKKMSVLKENERILTTLNKLAKIRYPYNKATLSSVYSAEGRLAEVQNMQLMTEADMRKKMYQLNTLMNRPASSAFAIDTAYQLKFIPVAVADTAYLSSAKSVVRQMDKNISSMNLNIDAMKAEAKPDFRLRLDNMFNRAPMMPTQFTAMAMVSIPIAPWSSKMYKSGVKSMQYSIEAMRNERQAMLIETENMVASMLTDITTMQRRLKNFEQKILPALQKSFDANRIAYEENTLALPQVMTSWETYNMNRMNYLDELQAYYLMTADYEKEIEKN, encoded by the coding sequence ATGTCAAGCATTAAAAAAAGCATTCTGGTTTTCGTATCTCTGCTGAGCGCACCCGCTGCTTTCAGCCAGAACATATTATCCCTGGATTCCATTATAGCCCGAATAGATCAGCAAAACGCTAACCTGCGGGCGTATACAAGCCGGGCTCAAAGCCAGGTGGCCAAATCGCAGGGGTCCACGGCACAGATGGCCCCGATGATAGGTGCGGGCACCTGGATGACGCCGTACCCCGGTACAAAAGTCATGGATGAAACTGATAAGGGGGCATGGATGCTCTCCGCCGAACAGGATATCACCAATCCTGCCAAACTCAGACGAAAACAAGCGTACGAAAATTCTTTAGCCGCTGTTGAACTGGAAGGCCGGAACGTAGCGTTAAATGACGTTCGCACACAGGCGAAGAAACTATACTATGGTTGGCTGGTGGCCAGTAAGAAAATGAGCGTACTGAAAGAAAATGAGCGCATCCTAACCACGCTGAATAAGTTGGCAAAGATCCGTTATCCGTATAATAAAGCTACATTGAGCAGTGTATACAGTGCCGAGGGCAGGCTTGCCGAAGTACAGAACATGCAGTTGATGACAGAAGCGGATATGCGAAAAAAGATGTATCAGTTGAATACCCTGATGAACCGTCCGGCCAGTTCAGCATTTGCCATCGACACGGCTTACCAACTGAAATTTATCCCTGTAGCTGTTGCTGATACAGCTTATCTAAGTTCTGCAAAAAGCGTTGTGCGGCAAATGGATAAAAATATCAGTTCGATGAACTTGAACATCGACGCAATGAAAGCAGAAGCTAAACCGGATTTCCGGTTGCGCCTGGATAATATGTTCAATAGAGCGCCGATGATGCCGACACAATTTACGGCGATGGCGATGGTATCCATACCGATTGCGCCCTGGTCTTCCAAAATGTACAAATCAGGGGTTAAATCGATGCAATACAGCATTGAGGCAATGAGAAACGAGCGGCAGGCTATGCTGATTGAAACAGAAAACATGGTTGCTTCCATGTTAACAGATATTACGACTATGCAACGCCGTTTAAAAAATTTCGAGCAAAAAATTCTACCTGCCCTGCAAAAAAGCTTTGATGCCAACAGGATCGCCTATGAAGAAAACACACTTGCTCTGCCTCAGGTTATGACCTCTTGGGAGACTTACAATATGAACCGGATGAATTATCTGGATGAATTACAGGCTTATTACTTGATGACCGCAGATTATGAAAAAGAGATTGAAAAGAATTAG
- a CDS encoding DUF305 domain-containing protein — translation MKNFLKLITLSAIVAVMSACSKDDDKIKIQGHDQNQMMGIMHQMMAKMDTMKMTKDPDNDFAMMMRMHHQGAIDMANLELKSGSDATMKQMAQSIISSQQAEITQLSAFLKSHPPHGNDPDFDMMLMDNMKKSGKQADLQIINGDIDHDFAILMIGHHQSAIENSRLELIHGQEQSMKTMATNIIDAQMKEIGQFQDWLLARGNK, via the coding sequence ATGAAAAACTTTTTAAAATTAATCACGCTGTCAGCAATAGTGGCTGTGATGAGTGCATGTAGCAAAGATGATGATAAAATCAAAATACAGGGTCATGACCAGAATCAGATGATGGGTATTATGCATCAGATGATGGCGAAAATGGACACTATGAAGATGACCAAAGATCCGGACAATGATTTCGCGATGATGATGCGCATGCACCACCAGGGGGCTATTGATATGGCTAACCTGGAGCTGAAAAGCGGCAGTGATGCGACGATGAAGCAAATGGCGCAGAGCATAATTTCCAGCCAGCAGGCAGAAATCACGCAGCTTTCTGCTTTTCTCAAATCACACCCCCCTCACGGCAACGATCCGGATTTCGATATGATGCTGATGGACAACATGAAAAAATCCGGAAAGCAAGCTGACCTACAAATTATCAACGGAGACATTGATCATGATTTTGCCATCCTGATGATTGGTCATCACCAAAGCGCTATCGAAAACTCGCGCCTTGAACTCATCCACGGCCAGGAACAAAGTATGAAAACGATGGCTACAAATATTATTGATGCTCAGATGAAAGAGATAGGCCAGTTTCAGGACTGGCTGTTAGCCCGCGGTAACAAGTAA
- a CDS encoding DUF305 domain-containing protein yields the protein MEKGNYQKFALMLVVSFFIMYAIMYLNVDEFDHVYINMTRFYMTMLMVSAMALVMLVMMRMMYQNKKINLIIATSAIAVFILALAGVRTQTAIGDQQYMKGMIPHHSIAIMVSKKAHLKDPEVQRLAKSIIDAQEKEIAEMKRILARMEK from the coding sequence ATGGAAAAAGGAAATTATCAAAAATTTGCATTGATGCTCGTCGTTTCATTCTTCATCATGTATGCTATTATGTATTTGAATGTTGACGAGTTCGACCATGTGTACATTAATATGACCCGATTTTACATGACTATGCTGATGGTTTCGGCTATGGCGCTGGTTATGCTAGTGATGATGCGAATGATGTATCAAAACAAGAAAATTAATTTAATCATTGCCACCTCTGCTATTGCAGTGTTTATCTTGGCTCTCGCAGGTGTCCGAACGCAAACTGCTATCGGAGATCAACAGTATATGAAAGGCATGATCCCACATCATTCCATTGCGATCATGGTCAGCAAAAAGGCTCATTTGAAAGACCCGGAAGTCCAAAGGCTTGCCAAAAGCATCATTGATGCGCAGGAAAAAGAAATAGCGGAAATGAAACGTATTCTTGCCAGGATGGAAAAATAA
- a CDS encoding cupredoxin domain-containing protein: MKDDKTFQIEYQSGNDVQAVQVVHFSETYDFELNGKQTAIINNGDNSWSLASGDLDQLTVNLIGDAIEKFYKKQGW; the protein is encoded by the coding sequence ATGAAAGACGATAAAACATTTCAGATTGAATATCAATCAGGCAATGATGTGCAAGCCGTGCAGGTTGTGCATTTCAGTGAAACCTACGACTTTGAACTAAACGGAAAACAAACCGCCATCATCAACAATGGCGATAATTCTTGGAGTTTAGCCAGTGGCGACCTGGACCAGCTGACCGTTAATTTAATTGGGGACGCGATTGAAAAATTTTATAAAAAACAGGGCTGGTAA
- a CDS encoding DUF305 domain-containing protein: MKTTMLMIPMLALGVAGFTTQNTISPFDHGALIITAPAAIQSDPLMESMNKMMKQMHAQQMKGNVDYDFASMLKAHHQGAIDMARIELQQGKDASMKKMAQKILTKQTKEVAQLNQLIAKLQNSTKNYDPANKQSGAGKAMSDNMMEMMKPGNMSMSSIDHEFADMMTKHHKDGIMMAKSIVTYSKSAKLKSMAQQSIPEQTQEIREMEQWMKAHQ, translated from the coding sequence ATGAAAACAACCATGTTAATGATTCCCATGCTTGCGCTAGGCGTAGCAGGATTTACTACTCAAAACACCATTAGCCCATTTGATCATGGAGCACTAATCATCACTGCACCTGCAGCCATCCAAAGCGATCCATTAATGGAATCTATGAACAAGATGATGAAGCAAATGCATGCTCAGCAAATGAAAGGAAATGTTGATTATGATTTTGCTTCCATGCTCAAAGCCCACCACCAGGGAGCTATCGACATGGCCAGGATCGAGCTACAGCAGGGAAAGGATGCTTCCATGAAAAAAATGGCTCAAAAAATACTGACCAAACAGACGAAAGAGGTTGCACAGCTCAATCAGTTGATTGCAAAGTTGCAAAACAGCACTAAAAACTACGATCCAGCTAACAAGCAATCAGGAGCTGGTAAAGCAATGAGTGATAATATGATGGAAATGATGAAACCGGGTAATATGTCCATGAGTTCTATCGATCATGAATTTGCGGACATGATGACCAAGCACCACAAAGATGGTATCATGATGGCTAAAAGTATTGTGACCTACAGTAAAAGCGCGAAACTAAAATCCATGGCGCAGCAATCTATACCGGAACAAACGCAGGAAATCCGTGAGATGGAACAATGGATGAAAGCACATCAATAA
- a CDS encoding DUF3347 domain-containing protein, whose protein sequence is MKTIFLAVATTSIFLAACNSGKTTNSSTQDSMIATQVPADRKDDAGEKKSSPASKLINDYLQLKNALTKDNTGDAAASGKAIATDFEGFDKAVLDEKQKKSFEDIADDGREHGEHIGKSAGNISHQREHFEMLSKDVYDLVKLVGAGQSLYVDHCPMYNNNKGANWLSETKSIQNPYLGQKMANCGVVKEELK, encoded by the coding sequence ATGAAAACCATATTTTTGGCTGTAGCCACTACTTCAATTTTTTTAGCTGCTTGTAACTCCGGGAAAACAACTAATTCTTCCACACAGGATTCAATGATAGCGACCCAAGTCCCCGCGGATCGGAAAGACGACGCAGGGGAAAAAAAGAGCTCACCGGCCTCTAAACTGATAAATGACTATCTGCAATTGAAAAACGCTTTGACCAAAGATAATACCGGTGATGCGGCAGCATCAGGTAAGGCCATAGCCACGGACTTTGAGGGGTTTGATAAAGCAGTTTTAGACGAAAAACAGAAAAAGTCATTTGAAGATATTGCGGATGATGGCCGGGAGCATGGTGAGCATATTGGGAAAAGTGCAGGGAATATTTCCCATCAGAGGGAGCATTTCGAGATGCTGAGCAAAGATGTGTACGATCTGGTTAAGCTTGTCGGCGCGGGGCAATCGCTATATGTAGATCACTGCCCAATGTACAACAATAATAAAGGAGCGAATTGGTTAAGCGAAACTAAATCAATCCAAAACCCCTACTTGGGTCAGAAAATGGCCAATTGTGGTGTGGTGAAAGAAGAACTGAAATAA
- a CDS encoding copper-translocating P-type ATPase encodes MEHQHEHHHQMQHGHDKIMSAASSDHPMEVHGSHHNHHAMMITDFRKRFYVVLVLTAPVMLLSPMIQRWIGTNLIFPGSSYVLFALSSIIFLYGGWPFLNGWFSEMKAKNPGMMTLIGFAITVAYIYSAATVFGLKGMDFFWELATLILIMLLGHWIEMRSVAGASKELELLVQLMPAEAHLLNGGHTQEVKTDQLKAEDLILIKPGEKIPADGVIEEGQSFLNESMLTGESAPVSKTKGEQVIAGSVNGNGSLKVRVIHSGADSYLSKVINLVRNAQEAKSNTQLLADKAARWLTLIALVAGIGTFIFWLGEGQDLAFAMERMVTVIVICCPHALGLAVPLVVAKSTSLSAQHGLLIKNRTAFENSRKISTVVFDKTGTLTVGKFEVARIVIPEHPGGEAAEDNLLRMAGALERNSEHPIATGIMDQVNRRKLSLPEAQNFQAITGKGVEAMVEGKHVKVVSPGYLQEKSISLPNDFASTSNETVVFVLVNELMYGYIALADTLRPESAGAIRTLHENSIKALLLTGDNEKVAASVSNQLNMDGYFAGVLPHEKLEKIKQLQAKGDFVAMTGDGVNDAPALAQADIGIAVGSGSDIAAETAGIVLVNSNPKDIVNLILFGKATYRKMIQNLAWATGYNIIALPLAAGVLYKQGILLSPAAGAVLMSISTVVVAINAGLLKVRT; translated from the coding sequence ATGGAACATCAACACGAGCACCATCATCAAATGCAGCACGGGCATGATAAAATAATGTCTGCTGCATCTTCAGATCATCCTATGGAAGTTCATGGTAGCCATCATAATCACCATGCGATGATGATTACCGATTTTAGGAAGCGGTTCTATGTCGTATTAGTTTTAACGGCGCCTGTGATGCTGCTTTCCCCTATGATACAGCGCTGGATAGGTACTAACCTCATTTTTCCCGGTTCGTCATACGTGCTCTTTGCCTTGTCCTCCATCATTTTTTTATATGGTGGCTGGCCCTTTCTTAACGGCTGGTTCTCCGAGATGAAGGCAAAAAATCCCGGTATGATGACGCTGATCGGCTTCGCCATTACAGTGGCCTATATCTACAGCGCCGCCACCGTATTTGGATTGAAAGGGATGGATTTTTTTTGGGAGCTCGCTACCCTGATTCTGATCATGTTGTTAGGTCATTGGATAGAGATGCGTTCTGTCGCGGGAGCTTCTAAAGAGCTGGAACTTTTGGTTCAACTCATGCCGGCGGAAGCACACCTTTTAAATGGAGGGCATACTCAGGAAGTTAAAACTGACCAGTTGAAAGCGGAAGATCTTATCCTGATCAAACCGGGAGAGAAAATACCGGCAGATGGGGTCATTGAGGAAGGGCAAAGCTTTTTAAATGAGTCTATGCTAACAGGCGAATCTGCTCCTGTCAGCAAAACTAAAGGCGAGCAGGTCATTGCAGGTTCGGTAAATGGAAATGGTTCCTTAAAAGTTCGGGTTATCCACAGCGGCGCTGATTCTTATTTATCCAAGGTCATCAACCTGGTAAGAAATGCTCAGGAGGCCAAGTCCAATACGCAATTGTTAGCCGATAAAGCTGCCCGTTGGCTGACTTTGATTGCGCTGGTAGCAGGTATAGGCACCTTTATATTCTGGCTGGGGGAAGGACAGGATCTTGCGTTTGCCATGGAACGGATGGTAACCGTTATTGTCATTTGCTGCCCTCATGCACTAGGCCTTGCTGTTCCCCTGGTGGTTGCCAAATCAACCTCTTTGTCCGCACAACATGGACTGCTCATAAAAAACCGTACGGCATTTGAAAACTCCCGGAAGATATCAACGGTCGTTTTTGATAAGACAGGTACACTAACCGTAGGCAAATTTGAGGTTGCCAGAATCGTCATACCGGAACATCCGGGAGGAGAAGCTGCCGAAGATAATCTGCTGCGGATGGCAGGCGCCTTGGAGCGAAACTCAGAGCATCCTATCGCCACCGGGATAATGGATCAGGTAAACAGGCGTAAACTATCACTTCCTGAAGCACAAAATTTTCAGGCGATCACCGGAAAGGGCGTGGAGGCGATGGTGGAAGGCAAACACGTGAAAGTAGTCAGTCCCGGTTATTTGCAGGAAAAGAGCATTTCTCTCCCCAACGACTTTGCTTCCACTAGCAACGAGACGGTAGTATTCGTTTTGGTGAATGAGCTGATGTACGGCTACATTGCGTTGGCAGACACCCTGCGTCCGGAATCGGCAGGTGCCATTCGAACCTTGCATGAAAACAGCATCAAAGCATTGCTGCTAACCGGGGATAATGAGAAAGTAGCCGCTAGCGTAAGCAATCAGTTGAATATGGACGGTTATTTTGCAGGGGTGCTGCCACATGAAAAGTTGGAGAAGATCAAGCAGCTCCAGGCAAAAGGTGATTTTGTGGCCATGACCGGCGACGGCGTCAACGATGCACCCGCACTGGCACAGGCCGATATTGGCATAGCAGTAGGATCCGGAAGTGACATTGCCGCAGAAACGGCTGGTATCGTTTTGGTGAACAGCAACCCTAAGGATATTGTCAATCTAATTTTATTTGGAAAGGCAACTTATCGCAAAATGATACAGAATCTGGCTTGGGCTACTGGGTACAACATTATTGCGCTACCATTGGCTGCAGGCGTTTTATACAAACAAGGAATATTGTTAAGCCCTGCGGCTGGCGCGGTCCTAATGAGCATTAGCACGGTTGTTGTTGCGATCAATGCAGGCTTACTAAAAGTCAGAACTTAA
- a CDS encoding efflux RND transporter permease subunit, protein MIDQLISFSMRNRFLVLLVALILFGWGVYSVKQNKIDAIPDLSENQVIVFTEWMGRSPQIIEDQVTYPLVTNLQGLPQVKYVRGTSMFGMSFVYIIFNDNTDVYWARERVLEKLNYASRLLPQGVTPTLGPDGTGVGHILWYTLDAPGIDLGEQRAIQDWYVKFGLQNVPGVSEIASFGGFQKQYQVTVNPNKLNYYKVSLLEVIRAVRSNNNEAGGRKLEMGDVGYIIKTSGYLNSIDQISRLPIASRNSIPVTVGDIGTVQLTGETRLGIFDLNGQGEAVGGIVVMRYGENADEVIRNVKAKMQDVAKGLPKGVKFNIVYDRSGLIEESVNSIKHTLIEEMIVVSLVVIIFLLHWRSAVSIIIQIPITIAASFIVLNALNISSNIMSLTGIALAIGVIVDNGIIMAENAYKNLAVRQAELNKEANLKTDKN, encoded by the coding sequence ATGATAGATCAACTGATTTCCTTTTCGATGAGGAACCGGTTTCTGGTCTTGCTGGTGGCATTGATTCTGTTTGGCTGGGGTGTATACTCGGTCAAACAGAATAAAATTGATGCGATACCGGACTTGTCCGAAAACCAGGTGATCGTATTTACTGAATGGATGGGGCGCAGTCCGCAGATCATAGAAGATCAGGTAACTTACCCGTTGGTTACCAATCTGCAGGGCTTACCGCAGGTGAAATATGTACGCGGCACCTCCATGTTCGGGATGAGCTTTGTTTACATTATCTTCAATGACAATACAGATGTTTACTGGGCGAGGGAAAGGGTGCTTGAAAAACTTAACTATGCATCACGGTTACTGCCGCAAGGTGTAACGCCGACACTTGGTCCTGATGGCACTGGTGTTGGTCATATTCTCTGGTATACGCTCGATGCGCCAGGGATCGATTTGGGGGAACAGCGTGCCATCCAGGATTGGTACGTCAAATTTGGACTACAAAATGTTCCGGGCGTAAGTGAGATCGCCTCTTTTGGCGGATTCCAGAAACAATACCAGGTCACTGTAAACCCCAACAAACTTAACTATTATAAAGTATCCCTACTGGAGGTTATCCGTGCTGTTCGTAGCAATAATAACGAAGCTGGCGGCAGAAAACTGGAAATGGGTGATGTCGGCTATATTATCAAAACCAGTGGCTACCTGAATTCCATTGATCAAATCAGCCGCCTGCCCATTGCCTCACGAAATTCCATACCTGTAACGGTCGGTGATATTGGAACTGTACAACTGACCGGAGAAACCAGGCTGGGCATATTTGACCTGAACGGCCAAGGAGAAGCAGTAGGCGGCATTGTCGTGATGCGCTATGGAGAAAATGCAGACGAAGTGATTCGCAATGTGAAAGCCAAAATGCAGGATGTAGCCAAGGGGCTCCCAAAGGGCGTGAAATTCAATATTGTTTATGACCGGAGCGGCCTGATTGAAGAGTCGGTAAACTCGATAAAACATACGCTGATAGAAGAAATGATTGTTGTTTCACTAGTGGTGATTATCTTCTTGCTACACTGGAGAAGCGCAGTCAGTATCATTATTCAGATTCCAATTACCATTGCAGCCAGCTTTATTGTATTGAATGCCCTGAACATTAGTTCCAATATCATGTCCCTGACCGGAATCGCTCTGGCGATCGGCGTTATTGTCGATAACGGTATTATCATGGCCGAGAATGCGTACAAAAATCTCGCGGTCAGGCAGGCAGAATTAAATAAAGAAGCAAACCTTAAAACAGATAAGAACTGA
- a CDS encoding four-helix bundle copper-binding protein — translation MSYQKFRECIDACVACAVACNYCATSCLQEEDVKMMAKCIQLDLECAAICRAAAEVMSLGSGYSAHLCRVCADVCNACAEECGKHHMEHCQACAEACRKCAEVCEQMATAV, via the coding sequence ATGTCATATCAAAAGTTCCGGGAATGTATCGATGCCTGTGTAGCGTGTGCAGTAGCTTGCAACTATTGTGCTACGTCCTGCCTGCAGGAAGAGGATGTAAAAATGATGGCAAAATGTATCCAGCTCGACCTGGAATGTGCGGCTATTTGCAGAGCCGCTGCAGAAGTTATGAGTTTGGGCAGCGGTTACAGTGCCCATCTTTGCCGTGTATGCGCTGACGTGTGTAATGCCTGTGCTGAAGAATGCGGCAAGCATCATATGGAGCATTGCCAGGCCTGTGCAGAAGCCTGTCGGAAATGTGCCGAAGTTTGCGAACAAATGGCAACTGCTGTTTAA
- a CDS encoding heme-binding domain-containing protein produces the protein MKRSIKLVLAILVVLLLGLQFMPSYKNESHKQPSAPFVAAYPVPENIESILKRSCYDCHSNNTQYPWYARVQPVRYWLDRHVEQGTEELNFDEFGNYSNRRRRNKLSAIANSLKERSMPLKSYLLIHHNAKINSRDSATIVDWINRIDISGVN, from the coding sequence ATGAAACGCAGCATCAAACTGGTGTTGGCAATCTTAGTTGTTCTGCTGCTGGGACTGCAGTTCATGCCGTCCTACAAGAACGAAAGCCATAAGCAGCCCTCGGCGCCGTTTGTTGCCGCTTATCCTGTTCCGGAAAACATCGAGTCGATACTAAAGCGGTCCTGTTATGATTGTCATAGCAATAATACGCAATATCCTTGGTATGCAAGAGTGCAACCGGTGAGATATTGGCTCGACAGGCATGTTGAACAAGGAACAGAAGAGCTTAACTTTGATGAATTCGGCAATTATTCAAACCGCCGTAGGCGAAATAAGCTGAGTGCCATTGCCAATTCGCTAAAGGAACGGAGTATGCCGCTTAAGTCATACCTGCTCATTCACCATAATGCCAAGATAAACAGCCGGGACAGTGCAACGATCGTAGATTGGATTAACAGGATTGACATTTCCGGAGTAAACTGA